In a genomic window of Manduca sexta isolate Smith_Timp_Sample1 unplaced genomic scaffold, JHU_Msex_v1.0 HiC_scaffold_3678, whole genome shotgun sequence:
- the LOC119193157 gene encoding uncharacterized protein LOC119193157 → MDATDVLLKIAPVCISGPAGVARTFALLDDGSTVSLIDDELARDIGAEGPDEPLHIATYDGERKTRNNSRRVKFNIEGSRGRLRIEARTVDNLQLAAQRIPDEAIRDCGHLKGLLSAKRAEEAKPRILIGQDNWHLLLATKTRRYEKEQMEALVKKGYAEIAPRASHTTRTWYLPHFAVVNALKPDKLRVVHDAAAKTKASSRSVIKIPGTSVAVTADITEMFMQVGLREEDRDALRYLWRGNRRDSRPPEVYRMKAVEAIKKKHYMDDYLDSYEDEHRAITIATQVRNIHREAHFELRKWTSNSPAVLKALGESPNATEAVEIERTERVLGLIWRPQEDRLAFNLDLARGVATRHRWDDPIDDELSAAWVNWLTHLKQLSGVTVPRCYPGYSRARKLQLHVFTDASESAYATALYWRAEDDDGRVTVTLLAAKAKAAVLGARMAASVTQEHSRQPESTTYWTDSKTTLCWIRTGARSYKPYVAHRIAAIEEHTQANQWRWVPTRYNVADDATRDVPDNFTREHRWFNGPEFLRDPPELWPAEETQLSTDTGEERVNTITERREKQYKEVLPDVNRFSNWNRYVRAAARVLQAVQHFKRRVNTVHYKRTKAAASENPDWRRNEAAKMRRNESYKHRRSDFRISAATGVSAATKNPPIVDGEHRATKLWVEHVHTQLHHAGVESVVNYCRAAQMGHSTAPDGQGGGQELLQVPPEGGHSTATDNGRLASLPTGASSPAVYIHRAGGASRSGALPEYTRSDHGSAAHDSTPREPAEIWSDNGTNFHGAERNCATPSSLAPNKRRRGGR, encoded by the exons ATGGATGCCACAGATGTCCTTTTAAAAATAGCCCCAGTGTGCATTTCAGGACCGGCGGGAGTGGCTCGCACTTTCGCCTTACTCGACGACGGATCGacggtgagcctcatcgacgacGAACTCGCTCGAGATATCGGCGCGGAAGGACCGGACGAACCACTCCACATAGCAACGTACGACGGGGAGAGGAAGACACGCAACAATTCTCGGCGCGTCAAGTTTAATATTGAAGGAAGCCGGGGACGACTTCGCATCGAAGCACGCACCGTCGACAATCTCCAGTTGGCGGCGCAGCGCATCCCGGACGAGGCGATACGGGATTGCGGACACCTGAAGGGCCTACTGTCCGCTAAACGAGCGGAAGAGGCGAAACCCCGAATCCTCATAGGCCAGGATAACTGGCATCTCCTCCTCGCCACGAAAACACG AAGGTATGAGAAAGAGCAAATGGAGGCCCTAGTCAAGAAGGGCTACGCGGAAATAGCGCCACGCGCGTCCCACACTACAAGGACGTGGTACTTGCCGCATTTCGCAGTCGTAAACGCTCTAAAGCCCGACAAATTGCGAGTTGTACACGACGCAGCAGCCAAAACAAAAG CCTCTTCCCGCAGTGTTATTAAGATTCCGGGAACATCCGTCGCTGTAACAGCGGACATCACGGAGATGTTCATGCAGGTGGGACTACGCGAGGAAGATCGCGACGCACTGCGCTACCTCTGGCGGGGAAACCGCCGAGATAGCCGGCCGCCAGAGGTGTACCGAATGAAG GCTGTCGAGGCGATCAAGAAGAAACACTACATGGACGACTACCTCGACAGCTATGAAGATGAACACAGGGCGATAACAATCGCTACTCAGGTGCGTAACATACACAGAGAAGCTCACTTTGAATTAAGGAAGTGGACGAGTAACTCGCCCGCGGTGTTGAAGGCGCTCGGCGAATCGCCCAATGCAACCGAAGCGGTGGAAATAGAAAGGACTGAACGAGTCCTAGGCCTTATTTGGAGGCCGCAAGAAGACAGGTTGGCGTTCAACCTAGACTTGGCCC GAGGTGTGGCGACGCGGCACCGATGGGACGACCCGATCGACGACGAACTGTCCGCCGCCTGGGTGAACTGGCTCACCCATTTGAAGCAACTCAGCGGCGTAACAGTGCCGCGCTGCTATCCCGGCTACTCCCGAGCGAGAAAACTCCAACTCCACGTGTTCACCGACGCCAGCGAGTCAGCCTACGCGACCGCGCTCTACTGGCGCGCCGAGGACGACGACGGACGAGTCACAGTCACGTTACTGGCGGCCAAGGCAAAG GCAGCTGTACTCGGCGCACGGATGGCTGCGAGTGTGACACAGGAGCACTCCAGGCAGCCAGAATCCACGACCTACTGGACCGACAGCAAGACAACACTGTGCTGGATCAGAACGGGAGCCAGGTCGTACAAGCCCTACGTAGCGCATCGAATCGCCGCGATAGAAGAACACACACAGGCGAATCAATGGAGATGGGTGCCTACACGCTACAACGTTGCCGACGACGCTACGCGCGACGTTCCCGACAACTTCACGCGGGAACACAGGTGGTTCAACGGACCAGAGTTCCTCCGCGACCCGCCCGAACTATGGCCTGCGGAGGAAACACAGCTGAGCACCGACACGGGTGAGGAAAGAGTGAACACTATTACAGAGCGTCGGGAGAAACAGTACAAGGAAGTCCTGCCCGACGTGAATCGATTCTCAAATTGGAATCGCTACGTTAGAGCTGCCGCCCGCGTACTACAAGCAGTACAACACTTCAAACGACGCGTCAACACGGTCCATTACAAGAGGACCAAGGCGGCCGCAAGCGAGAATCCGGATTGGAGGCGCAACGAAGCCGCGAAAATGCGGCGAAACGAGTCGTACAAGCACCGGAGGAGCGATTT CAGAATTTCAGCCGCCACGGGAGTAAGCGCCGCAACAAAGAACCCTCCGATCGTCGATGGCGAACATCGGGCAACGAAACTGTGGGTGGAACATGTCCACACACAACTCCACCATGCAGGCGTGGAGAGCGTCGTCAATTACTGTCGCGCAGCACAAATGGGTCATTCGACTGCGCCCGACGGTCAAGGCGGTGGTCAGGAGCTGCTTCAAGTGCCGCCAGAGGGCGGCCACTCCACCGCAACCGATAACGGGAGACTTGCCTCCCTGCCGACTGGCGCATCATCACCGGCCGTTTACATACACCG TGCGGGCGGTGCATCTCGAAGTGGTGCACTCCCTGAGTACACAAGGAGCGATCATGGCTCTGCGGCGCATGACAGCACGCCGCGGGAGCCCGCCGAGATCTGGTCCGACAACGGGACAAACTTCCACGGCGCAGAAAGGAACTGCGCAACACCCTCCTCGCTGGCGCCGAACAAGAGGCGTCGCGGAGGGCGATAG